Sequence from the Candidatus Accumulibacter similis genome:
CTCTGGTGGCACTTGCAGCAACGCTTCCATGCCGAAGCGGTATTGCAGCATGACCGACAGGCGTCCGAAGGCGCTGCTTCCCGGAACGGCGACCATGCGCTCGACGACTTCCCGTTGCAGCATGAAGTGCATGTCACCAATCAGGTGGGCAAAACGCGCGAGGTGAAACAGGAGTGGCGTCGAGATGTTGTACGGCAGGTTGCCGACGATCCGCAGCCTGCTGCCGGCCGCGCCGGCCAACCCGGCGAAATCGAAGAGCAGGGCGTCGCCAGCGTGTATCGTCAGGCGGTCGGGATCGTACCGCTCTTGCAGACGGGCGATGATGTCGCGGTCGATCTCGACCACGTGCAGGTGATTCAACCGCTTCAACAACGGGCCAGTCAAGGCACCCAGACCTGGGCCGATCTCGACCACCTGGTCGCCATCCTGCAGCGCGAGGCAACCGACGATGCCCGCGATGAGATGCGGGTCCACCAGGAAATGCTGGCCAAAGCGCTTGCGCGCACGGTGCGGCCGCATCCGGTCAGCGCTCGCTGTCAGCGGCGCGCCATCGCGATCGCCTGCTCGATCGCGACGAAAAGGCTGCCCGGATCGGCGTTGCCGCTCCCCGCCAGATCGAGGGCGGTCCCATGATCGACCGAGGTACGGATGATCGGCAGTCCCAGGGTGACGTTGATCCCGTGGCCAAAGCTCGCGTACTTCAAGACCGGCAGGCCCTGGTCGTGGTACATCGCCAGGACGCAGTCGCCACGCGCGAGTACGGGTTGCGAAAACATCGTGTCCGCCGGCAGCGGCCCGAGCAGAAGCATCCCCTCGTCACGCAGGCGTTCGATGACGGGCACCATGACATCGATCTCCTCGCGACCAAGGTAGCCGCCTTCGCCGGCGTGCGGATTGAGTCCGGCGACCAGAATGCGCGGACGGTCGATACCGTACTTGCGGCCCATCTCCCGATGCAGGATGCGCAGAGTCTCCTCCAGTGCGACAGCGGTGACGGCCGCCGGCACCTCCCTGAGAGGCAGGTGCGTGGTCAGCAGCGCCACCCGCAGCCCGCCGCCGACAAGCATCATCACCACCCTCGAGGTAGCGGTCCGTTCGGCCAGGTACTCGGTGTGGCCCGTGAAATGCATGCCCGCATCGTTGATCACGCCCTTGTGCACCGGCGCGGTGACCATCGCGGCAAACTCGCCGGACCGGCAACCGGCCAGCGCGCGGTCGAGCAGCGCCAGAACCTGCGACGCATTGGCGGGGTCGAGGCGACCGGCACATGCCGGCACGGCCAACGGCAGATGCAACACCTCCAGAGTGCCTGCGCGCGGCGGCAGCGAAGGATCCCAGTCGCGCAGGCTGACCGGCAGTTGCAGCAGTGCCGCACGTTCGGCCAGCAGGAAGCGGTCCGCAAGGACGACCATGTGCGCGGCAAATGGCGCCTGGCGCACATGATCGGGCAGGCACAGGCAGATGTCGGGGCCAATGCCCGCGGGCTCGCCAACCGTAACCGCGATCACCGGCAGGGAACGCACGACTCAGCCCTCGTCCAGCCGGATTTCCACGTAGGCGCGGTCACGCGCCTGCCGCAACCAGTCCTGGTAAGCCTCGTCACGCTTGCGTTCACGCAGGGCCTGACGGGCTGCCGCCCGCTGCCGCTCGCTCGACACATCCTGCACCCGCCGCTCGAGCACTTCGATCAGGTGGTAGCCGAATGGCGACTGCACCGGCTGGCTGAGTTCGCCCGGCGCGAGTTGATTCATCGCCCGCTCGAATTCCGGGACCGTGTCACCGGGATAGATCCAGCCGAGGTCACCACCCTTGGACGCGGACCCGTCCTGCGAGAAGAGTCTCGCCAGTTCGGCGAAACGCTCACCGTGGCTGATCCGCTGCCGCAGTCCCTCGATCTTGTGACGTGCCTCGGGTTCGGAAACGATTTCGTTCACCTTGATCAGGATATGGCGCGCGTGCGTCTGCTCGACCGCGGCCGGAGCACCGCCGCCACGCTTGTCAAGCATTTTGACCAGGTGAAAACCATTCGAACTGCGCAGGATTGGAGAGACCTCGCCAACCTTGAGCCTGACGCTCGCCTCGGCAAAGACTCCGGGCAGGCGATCGAGCGGTCGCCAACCGAGATCGCCTCCCTTCATGCCGTCCGGCGCATCCGAATAGCTCGCCGCCAGTTGGCCGAAGTCGTCGCCCTTGCGCAGCCGGTCAAGGACCTGTTCCGCCTTGGCCCGCAGCCTCTGGATCTGTTCGGGGCTAGCCGATTCAGGCGCGCGCAGCAGAATGTGCGCCAGACGATACTCCTCGCCGGCCCCTCCCGGGGTCGACAGGCCCGACAGGTAGTTGTCGATCTCCCCGTCGGAGATGAAGATCTTGCTATCGACCTCACGCTCACGTACCCGGGCGATGGTCATCTCGGCGCGGATTTCCTCGCGGAAGCTGACAAAGGCGATGCCGTCCTTCTCCAGCGCCGCCCGGAACTGGGGCAGCGACATGCGGTTGCCGGTGGCAATGCGTTGCAGCGCCTGATCGAGCTGCGCGTCGTCCACCCGCAGTCCCATGTCGCGTGCGAGCTGCAGTTGCAGCCTGTCGACCACCAGACGTTCGAGCACCTGCCTTTCGAGCACATCCCTTGGTGGCGACTGCACCCCTTGGCGTTTCAGTTGCGCCAGCGCCGAGTCGAGGCGGGAACGCAGGTCATACCGGGTGATCACTTCGTCGTTGACCACGGCAACCACCCGGTCAACGGGGACCGGCTGGCTGCCGGTGCGTTGCTGCGCTGCCGCAGCGCCAACGAGACAGGAGGCGAACAACACGCAGCGCAAGACAAGGCCGATCATTGACTTCACCATTGGGCCAGCCCCTGTTCACTGCCCGTTGCCCCTCCGGCGTAGCCAGGGATGCGGCGTTGCAGAAGATTCTGGGTGCTCGAACCAACGCTCGACAGGCCGCTCAGTTCCAACTGGACGAAGAACTGCGTCGTCGAATCGGCCTGTGCCGTCTGCAAGCGGTGGGCCACGGTGCGCACGGCCCAGCAGCCGGCATTGTATTCCAGGCCGCCGATGATTTCGATCGGCGTATTCTGCAGGAACGAGTAGTTGTAGCGACCGACCGCCTGCCAGCGACCGGTTATCGGCCATTGTCCTGAAAGATCGACCTGCTTGATGGGCACCGAAGCATCGGTATTGAAGACGTAGCTCGCGTTGAGGGCCTTGCCCGGCGCTGGATGGTAACGACTGCCGACGGCGTAGCGCTCGAACGTCGAGTCGCTCGGGTCATACTGCAGCGCCGCGTCCAAATACAGCCTTGGCCAGACCTGACCACTGAAGGCTGCCAGGAAATCCGACGACCCCCACTTGCGCAGTGTGGTACCCGGCAGTGTCACCTTGTCGTCAGAGAAATAGATGAGTTGGCCGATCATCGCCCGCATGATCTCCGCCCCGTTCGCAGGATCGATCAGGCGCGAACTCAGTGCAGCCGTCAGCTGATTGGCGTTGTTGAGGCGATCCCAGCCGGAAAACTGGTTGTCGGCAAAGATCTGGGCGAAGTTGAAGTCGGCCAGCGCCGTGTCGAAGATCGGTATGTCATCCTGGTTCTTGTAGGGGATGTTGAGGTAGAACAGACGCGGCTCGAGCGTCTGCGTATACTCGCGGTCAAACCAGATGCTCGATCGTTCGAAAGTCATTCCGGAGTCGACGCTGAAGATCGGCAACGTGCGGCTGATCGATTCCGGTCGCAGGAAGCCGCCGCCGGGATACGACAGGTCGTAGTGCGTGATGTTCACGCCGACGCGGGGCGTCACATACCATCCTGGCGTCACGAAAGGCACCGAGATCTGCGGCTGCAGGACAATTCGCTGTCCCTCGACGAGCGCCTTCTCGGGATGAACAAAGGAGGTGTACTGCCCGTAGAAGGAACTGTCGGTGAAGAACAGGTCCGGCTGCCGGGCATTTACGGTAATCTGCGGCAGCAGCCGATACGGCTTGGTAACCGGATTCTTGGGGTCGGGTTCCAGGGTCTGGAAGGACTGGACAGTGGCCGTCGCCGTCCACCAGCCGCCACCACCGTAGGTGACAGTCCCCTGCTGCAGCAGTTGTGTCTGCGATGTCTGGGCTATGCGGCTCGACAGGTCGGTGTAATAGTCGTTGTCCGACACCCGGTTATAGCTCACCGTCCCGCTGAAGCCGTTCGCCGTCGACTGGGTGTGCTGCACGGCCACGCCCCAGCGATCCCGGTCGGCCAATCGGTCATGCGGCAGATACTCGAACAGGGCATCGCTGCGGTAGGTACCGCCGAACGCCTCGTTGAGGTGGCGGAACTGACTGCCGAGTTGCACGCCGCGCTTCGTCAGCAGCCGTGGCTCGAAGGTGGCGTCCATGTTCGGTGCGATGTTCCAGTAGTACGGCACCGTCAATTCGATCCCGCTGCTGCTGCTCGAACCGTAGCTCGGAGTCAGGAAACCCGACTTGCGCTCGTTGTTCAGCGGGAACGACAGCCACGGCGAGTGCAGGATCGGCACGTCGAAGAAGCGGACCGTGGCGTCGCTGCCCGTTCCCACCTCGTTGTCGTAGTCGAGCTTGAGATCGGCGACGGTGACGTACCAGTCGTCGTTTCCCGGCTTGCACGTGGTGTAGGTGGCGCCGGTCAGGCGAAACTGGTTCTCGCCCTCGAGGTCGATGCGCTCGGCCTCGCCCCGCGCCTCCGTCAGCTCGCTGGCCGGCTTCTGGTTCGCCTTCACCTTGCTCTGGCCCGGCTTGATGGCGATCACCCGCGGTGCGGCAAAGCCTGTCGTCGGTTCGCTTTCCTCGGCCGGTACAACTTTCGCCTGCCGCTTGACGAAGTACGAGGCCTGGTCGAAGAAGCCGACCTGGTCGTCAAGCTTGAGCCGTGCCTGCGTGCCCGAGATCCGGTCGTCACCCTGCTGCAGCTGAACGTTGCCCGTCGCCTCGACCTCGTCCTCGATCGGCCAATAGGTCATCCGCTCGGCGGTGAGGACGGTTCCGGCCTTGCGCAGTTCGGCCTCCTCTTCGGCCACAGCCTCACGATCGAGCACCCCCGAAACGCGTCGCGCACTGAGGAATACCGGTCGCGGCACAACGCTCTCCGGCGGCGGCGACTGCACTGCGGTGGCAGCCTGCAACGCCAGTGGCGGCCCATCGGCAGGGCGGGTCGCCGGCGCGGCGACGGGCGCCGACAACGGCGGCGCTAGCGGCGACTGGCCGCCGCCTTCTGCAGGCCCCCTGGTGGCGGCAGTTGCCGCCGGAGCGACGCGCGGCGCAACGGGATCAGCGCGCGAACCGGATCCCGGAGAAGCAGCCTCGCTGACCGCCCGTTCGGCTGCCGGTGCCGGGGCCGCCGTCGCGGGGACTCGCGGCGGCGGCGCCGCGGCGGCAGCCGGTGCGCGACTGGCCGCCGGGGCCGGGGCCGCAGCCCCGCCACGCGGACCGGCATCGTCTGTCGCCGCCGGGGCCGCGGCAGCTGGCGGCGCCGGCAACGGGCGCACCTCCAGCGCCGGCTGTTCAACCGCTCGCGCCTCGGCAGCTGGGCGCTCCAGCGGCGCTGGTGTTACCGGCGGCAAGCCGAGCAGTCGCGGATCGACCCGGAAGGGCGTTGTGCCCTGCGCGCGCGCCGCGCCAGCGAAGCTGACGGCCAGCGTTCCGGCAAAGGTGCAACAGAAGATCAAGGTCAGCGGCTTGCGCTGGAAAGGGAGCTTCATTCCGCTGCGTGTCAGTGATTGCTACTTCGAGTGGTGGGTCGCCGGCACATGGAGCGCACCGGCGGATGCTAAAATCGGGCAATTCTAGCATCATCGTCAAAGGAGAGGCGGCATGCCGCGCACAACCCTGCTACGGCACTGGGTGCACACGCTGTTCGCAGAGCAGTTTCCCGGGCAGCATATCCCGGTGGAACCGGCTTCGGCCGACGCGAGTTTCCGGCGTTACTTCCGGCTCACCCTGCCCGATGGCAGCACGCGGATTGTCATGGACGCACCACCCGACAAGGAAGACTGCCGCCCGTTCCTGCGGGTTGCGACGCTCTTCCGGGCCGCCGGCACGCACGTCCCCGAGGTACTGGCCGAGGATCTACAACGGGGTTTCCTGCTCCTCTCCGATCTCGGCAGCACGACCTACCTGCAAGCCCTGACAGACCGGGAAACCGCCGCGCGGCTCTACCGCGATGCCAACAGTGCGCTCATCGCCATTCAACGTGCCAGCCAGCCCGGACGACTGCCGGAATACGACGAGGCACTGCTGGGCCGAGAACTCGCCCTCTTCCCGGAATGGTACTTGCGACGACACCTCGGGCTGACGATCGACGCCGCACTCGAGCGTGACCTGGAGACCGTGTTCGCCGCCATCCTGGCGAACAACCTGCGACAGCCACGCGCCTTCGTCCATCGTGATTACCATTCGCGCAACCTGATGGTGCTCGGTGGAGGGGCGGCAGGCTTTCCAGCCAACCCGGGCATCCTCGATTTCCAGGATGCGGTTTACGGCCCGCTGACCTACGACCTCGTCTCGCTTTATCGCGATGCCTACATCGACTGGCCCGAAGAGCAGGAGCTCGATTTCGTGATCCGCTACTGGGAAGCGGCGCGGCGCGCCGGCCTGCCGGTTCACGATGACTTCCACGACTTCTACCGCGACTATGAATGGATGGGCGTACAGCGACAGCTCAAGGTGCTGGGAATCTTCGCCCGTCTCTGCCACCGTGACGGCAAGAACGAGTACCTGCAGGACATGCCACGGGTCATGACTTACCTGCGCCGCACCTGCGAGCGCTACGCCGAATTGGCGACGCTCGCGAAGCTGTGCCGGCACATCAGCGGCCAGTTGCCTGGCGTCGCCCTCAGCTTCTGATGAAGGCAATGATCCTGGCGGCTGGACGTGGTGAACGGCTGCGTCCGCTGACCGATTCGACACCGAAACCATTGCTCCGCGCGGGCGGAAAACCGCTGATCGTCTGGCACCTGCAGCGCCTCGCGGCAGCCGGCTGGCGCGACGTCGTGATCAACCACGCGCACCTTGGCCAGCAGATCGTCGCCGCACTCGGTGACGGCACGGGGTTCGGTCTGTCGATCAGCTACTCGCCCGAACCGGTCGGGGCTCTCGAAACCGCGGGCGGAATCGCCGCGGCACTGCCGCTGCTCGGACCGCACCCCTTCCTGGCGATCAACGGTGACGTCTGGTGCGACTGGGATGTCGGCCGTGCGCGGCAATTGGTTGCGCGCGACAGCAGCGCGCAGCGAGGCGCGCACCTCGTCCTGGTTGACAATCCCCCACATCATCCGGCCGGCGATTTCCGCCTCTCTGGCGACAACGTCCTGGCGGCTGACCCGCACACTGACGGCGCTACGCTCACCTACGCCGGAATCGGCGTCTTCTGGCCCGAGTTCTTTGCCGGCGTCCAGCGCGGCGGCTTCATGAAGCTGCGCCCGCTGCTGGACGAAGGAATTCGCCGCCGGCTCATCGGCGGCGAGCGGCATGCGGGCCGCTGGGTCGACGTCGGAACCTGCGAGCGGCTCGCGCTGCTGGACAGAGAGCTTGGAGGAAGCGAATGAACCACGAACCCCATTCTCGCCGCCGCCAGCTCGTCCTCGACCGCATCGGCGACGGAGTGGCCATCATCCCGACCGCCCCCGAGCGACTGCGCAATCGCGACGCGCATTACCCCTACCGCTTCGACAGTTACTTCTGGTATCTCAGCGGCTTCCCCGAACCCGAGGCGGTGATCGTCCTGATCGGTGGCAAGGAAGCACGCTCGATTCTCTTCTGCCGCGAAAAGAGCGATGAACGGGAAGTCTGGGATGGCTTCCGCTACGGCCCCGCCAGCGCCGCCGAAGCCTTCGGTTTCAGCGAAGGGCAGCCGATCGGGACGCTTGACGCGAAGCTGCCGGAGTTGATTGCCAATCGCGGCAGCCTTTGGCACTCGCTGGGTCACGACCCGGCATGGGACCGCCGCATCGCCGCAGCGCTCAACAGCGTTCGTGCCGACAGCCGCAGCGGCGCGCGCGTACCGAGCGAGATCCGCGATCTGCGCGCACTGCTGGACCAGATGCGGCTCACCAAGGACGCGCACGAGATCGACCTCATGCGGCGCGCGGCCAACATCGCCTCGGCCGGTCATGCACGCGCCATGCATGCCTGTCGGCCGGGAATGGCCGAGCATGAACTGGAGGCGGAACTGGCTTACGAGTTCCGCCGCCGCGGCGCCGATGGTCATGCTTATCCGCCCATCGTCGCCGGTGGGTCGAACGCCTGCATACTGCACTACGTCGCGAACAACAGGCTGCTGGCGGGCAACTCCCTGGTACTGATCGACGCCGGCTGCGAAGTGTCCGGATACGCTTCCGACATCACCCGGACCTTCCCGGTCAACGGCCGCTTCAGTATCGAACAGCGAACGGTCTACGAGATCGTCCTCAGCGCACAGCAGGCAGCGATCGCCGCCATCGTTCCCGGAGCATCCTTCCTGGCTTACCACCAAGCGGCACTGCGTGTCCTCGCCCAGGGCCTGATCGATCTCGGGCTGCTCAGCGGCAGTGTCGACGGCGCCATCGAAAGCGAAGCGTACAAACCCTGGTACATGCACCGGACTGGCCACTGGCTGGGACTCGATGTGCACGACGTCGGCGACTACCGCCGCGGCAGCGCCGACGATGAGTGGACCAGGCTCGCTCCGGGAATGACCCTCACCGTCGAACCGGGCCTCTATTTCCGTCCTGGTGCCAACGTACCGGACCACCTGCATGGCATCGGCGTGCGCATCGAGGATGATGTGCTGGTGGGCGAGGACGGCTGCATCGTCTACACCAGCGCGCCGAGGACCGTCGCCGAGATCGAAGAGGTCATGCGCCATGACTGAACACCAGCAGTCGGTCGACATCGCGATCATCGGTGCCGGGCCGGTGGGAATGACCCTCGCGCTGGCGCTCGCCGGCGGTCCTCATCGCCTTCGCCTGATAGACGTCCGGCCGCGTGGCGCGTGGAGTGGTGACCCACGCGCACTGGCCCTGGCGCACGGATCCCGGCAGGTGCTGCAGGGTCTGCAGGCCTGGAACCTCGACGCGGCAACCGCCATTTCAACGATTCACGTCTCGCAGCGCACCGGCTTCGGGCGCACCCGGATCGACGCCAGCGACTACGGCTTGCCGGCCCTGGGCTACGTGATGCGTTACCGAGACCTTGCTGCCGCCCTCGATGCACGCCTGGAAGACTCCGTGTTCCTCGACAACTGCAGCGTGCAGGGAATCCGCAACGACGACACCCGCGCGCTGATCACCATGCGTCGCGCTGACGAGACCTGGCGCATCACGGCACGCCTCGTCGTCCACGCCGAGGGCACGCCGGGTCATGACGCCGACGTGCGGGTGTGCGATTATCACCAGCACGCAGTGGTCGCCGAAGTGCGGCCGACAGCGCCGCACGGTCACCGCGCCTGGGAGCGGTTCACCGGCGACGGGCCAATCGCCCTGCTGCCACTGGGCCACGACTATTCACTGGTGTTCACCGTGCCGCAGGCGAAGGCAGCCGAGTTGCTCGAACTCGACGAGCATGCCTTTCTCGCCGCCCTGCGCACACGCTTCGCCGATCGCATGGATTTCGTTGCCTGCAGCCCGCGTGCCAGCTTTCCGCTGGCACTGCGCATTCGTCGACAGATCGCGGTCGGTCGGCAGGTGTGGATTGGCAACGCCGCGCAGACGCTGCACCCGGTCTCCGGTCAGGGCTTCAACCTCGGTCTGCGCGACGCCTGGGAACTGGCCGACACGCTGCTCGGCATGGCTGGCAATGATGCCGGGGAGGCGGCCGGTCTCGCGGCCTACTCCCGCCGCAGGCGGATCGATCGCAGTGGCAGCGCCGCTTTCACCGACGGCATCGTGCGCGTCTTCGCGAACGATCTGGCACCGCTGCGCTGCGCGCGCGGACTTGGCCTGCTGGCACTCGAGTTGCTGCCGCCGCTGCGACACTTCGTCGCCCGACGGATGATCTGGGGAGCACGCGCCTGGCTGTAAGCCCGGGCCCCGTCAACAGCAGGCAGCCAGCGACAGCTTGGCGAGAAGCCGACATCGCCATGTTTCGCTTTGTGGCCGATTGGACTAGACTTGATCGCTTGCCCACACCAGCCGAGCACGCCCGACACCATCATGCAGCGAACAAACAAGATCCCGCAGCCCATCGAGTTCAAGGGCACCACCCT
This genomic interval carries:
- the rsmA gene encoding 16S rRNA (adenine(1518)-N(6)/adenine(1519)-N(6))-dimethyltransferase RsmA codes for the protein MRPHRARKRFGQHFLVDPHLIAGIVGCLALQDGDQVVEIGPGLGALTGPLLKRLNHLHVVEIDRDIIARLQERYDPDRLTIHAGDALLFDFAGLAGAAGSRLRIVGNLPYNISTPLLFHLARFAHLIGDMHFMLQREVVERMVAVPGSSAFGRLSVMLQYRFGMEALLQVPPEAFDPVPRVDSTLVRLIPRPPEQLMASDERRFAALVAAAFAQRRKMLRNSLGGLVEETQLAALGLPSSCRAEELSVADFVRLANASPRQ
- the pdxA gene encoding 4-hydroxythreonine-4-phosphate dehydrogenase PdxA — translated: MRSLPVIAVTVGEPAGIGPDICLCLPDHVRQAPFAAHMVVLADRFLLAERAALLQLPVSLRDWDPSLPPRAGTLEVLHLPLAVPACAGRLDPANASQVLALLDRALAGCRSGEFAAMVTAPVHKGVINDAGMHFTGHTEYLAERTATSRVVMMLVGGGLRVALLTTHLPLREVPAAVTAVALEETLRILHREMGRKYGIDRPRILVAGLNPHAGEGGYLGREEIDVMVPVIERLRDEGMLLLGPLPADTMFSQPVLARGDCVLAMYHDQGLPVLKYASFGHGINVTLGLPIIRTSVDHGTALDLAGSGNADPGSLFVAIEQAIAMARR
- a CDS encoding peptidylprolyl isomerase; this encodes MIGLVLRCVLFASCLVGAAAAQQRTGSQPVPVDRVVAVVNDEVITRYDLRSRLDSALAQLKRQGVQSPPRDVLERQVLERLVVDRLQLQLARDMGLRVDDAQLDQALQRIATGNRMSLPQFRAALEKDGIAFVSFREEIRAEMTIARVREREVDSKIFISDGEIDNYLSGLSTPGGAGEEYRLAHILLRAPESASPEQIQRLRAKAEQVLDRLRKGDDFGQLAASYSDAPDGMKGGDLGWRPLDRLPGVFAEASVRLKVGEVSPILRSSNGFHLVKMLDKRGGGAPAAVEQTHARHILIKVNEIVSEPEARHKIEGLRQRISHGERFAELARLFSQDGSASKGGDLGWIYPGDTVPEFERAMNQLAPGELSQPVQSPFGYHLIEVLERRVQDVSSERQRAAARQALRERKRDEAYQDWLRQARDRAYVEIRLDEG
- the lptD gene encoding LPS assembly protein LptD, producing MKLPFQRKPLTLIFCCTFAGTLAVSFAGAARAQGTTPFRVDPRLLGLPPVTPAPLERPAAEARAVEQPALEVRPLPAPPAAAAPAATDDAGPRGGAAAPAPAASRAPAAAAAPPPRVPATAAPAPAAERAVSEAASPGSGSRADPVAPRVAPAATAATRGPAEGGGQSPLAPPLSAPVAAPATRPADGPPLALQAATAVQSPPPESVVPRPVFLSARRVSGVLDREAVAEEEAELRKAGTVLTAERMTYWPIEDEVEATGNVQLQQGDDRISGTQARLKLDDQVGFFDQASYFVKRQAKVVPAEESEPTTGFAAPRVIAIKPGQSKVKANQKPASELTEARGEAERIDLEGENQFRLTGATYTTCKPGNDDWYVTVADLKLDYDNEVGTGSDATVRFFDVPILHSPWLSFPLNNERKSGFLTPSYGSSSSSGIELTVPYYWNIAPNMDATFEPRLLTKRGVQLGSQFRHLNEAFGGTYRSDALFEYLPHDRLADRDRWGVAVQHTQSTANGFSGTVSYNRVSDNDYYTDLSSRIAQTSQTQLLQQGTVTYGGGGWWTATATVQSFQTLEPDPKNPVTKPYRLLPQITVNARQPDLFFTDSSFYGQYTSFVHPEKALVEGQRIVLQPQISVPFVTPGWYVTPRVGVNITHYDLSYPGGGFLRPESISRTLPIFSVDSGMTFERSSIWFDREYTQTLEPRLFYLNIPYKNQDDIPIFDTALADFNFAQIFADNQFSGWDRLNNANQLTAALSSRLIDPANGAEIMRAMIGQLIYFSDDKVTLPGTTLRKWGSSDFLAAFSGQVWPRLYLDAALQYDPSDSTFERYAVGSRYHPAPGKALNASYVFNTDASVPIKQVDLSGQWPITGRWQAVGRYNYSFLQNTPIEIIGGLEYNAGCWAVRTVAHRLQTAQADSTTQFFVQLELSGLSSVGSSTQNLLQRRIPGYAGGATGSEQGLAQW
- a CDS encoding phosphotransferase, translated to MPRTTLLRHWVHTLFAEQFPGQHIPVEPASADASFRRYFRLTLPDGSTRIVMDAPPDKEDCRPFLRVATLFRAAGTHVPEVLAEDLQRGFLLLSDLGSTTYLQALTDRETAARLYRDANSALIAIQRASQPGRLPEYDEALLGRELALFPEWYLRRHLGLTIDAALERDLETVFAAILANNLRQPRAFVHRDYHSRNLMVLGGGAAGFPANPGILDFQDAVYGPLTYDLVSLYRDAYIDWPEEQELDFVIRYWEAARRAGLPVHDDFHDFYRDYEWMGVQRQLKVLGIFARLCHRDGKNEYLQDMPRVMTYLRRTCERYAELATLAKLCRHISGQLPGVALSF
- a CDS encoding nucleotidyltransferase family protein, producing MKAMILAAGRGERLRPLTDSTPKPLLRAGGKPLIVWHLQRLAAAGWRDVVINHAHLGQQIVAALGDGTGFGLSISYSPEPVGALETAGGIAAALPLLGPHPFLAINGDVWCDWDVGRARQLVARDSSAQRGAHLVLVDNPPHHPAGDFRLSGDNVLAADPHTDGATLTYAGIGVFWPEFFAGVQRGGFMKLRPLLDEGIRRRLIGGERHAGRWVDVGTCERLALLDRELGGSE
- a CDS encoding aminopeptidase P N-terminal domain-containing protein; translation: MNHEPHSRRRQLVLDRIGDGVAIIPTAPERLRNRDAHYPYRFDSYFWYLSGFPEPEAVIVLIGGKEARSILFCREKSDEREVWDGFRYGPASAAEAFGFSEGQPIGTLDAKLPELIANRGSLWHSLGHDPAWDRRIAAALNSVRADSRSGARVPSEIRDLRALLDQMRLTKDAHEIDLMRRAANIASAGHARAMHACRPGMAEHELEAELAYEFRRRGADGHAYPPIVAGGSNACILHYVANNRLLAGNSLVLIDAGCEVSGYASDITRTFPVNGRFSIEQRTVYEIVLSAQQAAIAAIVPGASFLAYHQAALRVLAQGLIDLGLLSGSVDGAIESEAYKPWYMHRTGHWLGLDVHDVGDYRRGSADDEWTRLAPGMTLTVEPGLYFRPGANVPDHLHGIGVRIEDDVLVGEDGCIVYTSAPRTVAEIEEVMRHD
- a CDS encoding FAD-dependent monooxygenase; translation: MTEHQQSVDIAIIGAGPVGMTLALALAGGPHRLRLIDVRPRGAWSGDPRALALAHGSRQVLQGLQAWNLDAATAISTIHVSQRTGFGRTRIDASDYGLPALGYVMRYRDLAAALDARLEDSVFLDNCSVQGIRNDDTRALITMRRADETWRITARLVVHAEGTPGHDADVRVCDYHQHAVVAEVRPTAPHGHRAWERFTGDGPIALLPLGHDYSLVFTVPQAKAAELLELDEHAFLAALRTRFADRMDFVACSPRASFPLALRIRRQIAVGRQVWIGNAAQTLHPVSGQGFNLGLRDAWELADTLLGMAGNDAGEAAGLAAYSRRRRIDRSGSAAFTDGIVRVFANDLAPLRCARGLGLLALELLPPLRHFVARRMIWGARAWL